From Brucella pseudogrignonensis, a single genomic window includes:
- a CDS encoding 2-hydroxyacid dehydrogenase, with protein sequence MSNKKKPLVVLTRKLPDPVETRMRELFDTRLNIDDHRMSQPEIIAAMKEADVLVPCITDVIDAAAIEQAGPNLKLIANFGNGVDNIDVAAAAKRGITVTNTANVLTEDTADMTLALLLMVPRRLVEGANVLNERDGEWPGWSPTWMLGRRIWGKRLGIVGMGRIGTAVARRAKAFGLSIHYHNRKRVNAQVEEELEATYWDSLDQMLARMDIISVNCPSTPATFHLLSARRIALMQPTAYLVNTSRGQIIDENALVDLIEQGKIAGAGLDVFENEPAANPRLLSLAEKGKVVLLPHMGSATIEGRVDMGDKVIINIRAFFDGHRPPDRVLPNRI encoded by the coding sequence ATGTCGAACAAGAAAAAACCACTGGTGGTACTGACCCGGAAACTGCCCGACCCGGTGGAAACCCGAATGCGGGAACTGTTCGATACACGCCTGAATATAGATGACCATCGCATGTCGCAGCCCGAAATTATTGCCGCGATGAAAGAAGCCGATGTTCTGGTGCCCTGCATTACCGATGTGATTGATGCCGCAGCCATTGAGCAGGCTGGTCCCAATCTCAAGCTCATCGCCAATTTCGGCAATGGCGTTGATAATATTGACGTTGCCGCCGCTGCAAAGCGCGGCATCACCGTCACCAACACCGCCAATGTGCTGACTGAAGATACCGCCGATATGACGCTGGCGCTGCTGCTTATGGTGCCGCGCCGTCTGGTGGAGGGTGCGAATGTGCTCAACGAGCGCGATGGCGAGTGGCCAGGCTGGTCGCCGACCTGGATGCTTGGACGTCGCATTTGGGGCAAGCGCCTCGGTATCGTCGGCATGGGCCGAATCGGCACCGCCGTTGCGCGTCGTGCAAAGGCATTTGGCCTGTCGATCCATTATCACAACCGCAAGCGCGTGAACGCGCAGGTTGAGGAAGAGCTGGAAGCGACTTATTGGGATAGTCTCGATCAGATGTTGGCTCGCATGGACATTATTTCGGTCAATTGCCCGTCGACGCCAGCCACATTTCATTTGCTCTCGGCACGGCGCATCGCGTTGATGCAGCCAACCGCTTATCTGGTGAACACATCGCGCGGTCAGATTATTGATGAAAATGCGCTGGTCGATCTGATCGAACAGGGTAAAATCGCCGGCGCAGGGCTCGACGTTTTCGAGAATGAACCCGCCGCCAATCCGCGTCTGTTGTCTCTTGCCGAAAAAGGCAAGGTCGTGCTGTTGCCGCATATGGGATCAGCGACGATTGAAGGCCGTGTCGATATGGGCGACAAGGTCATCATCAATATCAGAGCGTTTTTTGACGGTCATCGCCCACCGGATCGTGTGCTGCCAAACCGTATTTAG
- a CDS encoding alpha/beta hydrolase: protein MKSKGTLWIAGLALGLTAFFPSAISFERIARMTITAAPASFANVNGIEMYYRVVGKGPPILLIHGGLSDQHVWDAQLPILARNHMVIVADSRGQGRSTRTTEPLSYELMADDYVALLDYLKIDKVDLVGWSDGGIIGLIMAMRYPGRLKSVFAQAANISPEGSTGYALARAEGKPLPELRHYESIDKEIHALWANEPNYTADDLSKINVRTAIVIGDRDTAITREHTEFMAHHIPGASLIILPDSGHGVPAENPRLYAHAVLKFIANDKQSDPKTANK, encoded by the coding sequence ATGAAGAGCAAAGGGACATTATGGATTGCAGGGCTGGCACTTGGCCTCACGGCCTTTTTCCCTTCTGCCATCTCCTTTGAAAGAATCGCCCGCATGACCATCACCGCTGCACCAGCGAGCTTTGCCAACGTCAACGGCATTGAGATGTATTATCGCGTTGTCGGTAAGGGACCGCCGATTCTGCTTATTCATGGCGGTCTGTCCGACCAGCATGTCTGGGATGCGCAATTGCCGATTCTCGCACGCAATCACATGGTCATCGTTGCTGACAGTCGCGGACAGGGGCGTTCGACCCGTACGACGGAGCCGCTCAGCTATGAACTGATGGCCGACGATTATGTAGCACTGCTCGATTATCTCAAGATCGACAAGGTTGACCTTGTCGGCTGGAGCGATGGCGGCATTATTGGTCTCATCATGGCGATGCGCTATCCCGGCAGGCTGAAAAGCGTGTTTGCGCAGGCGGCCAATATTTCGCCGGAAGGCTCGACCGGCTATGCGCTGGCGCGCGCCGAAGGCAAGCCACTGCCTGAGCTGCGCCATTATGAGAGCATCGATAAGGAAATCCATGCACTTTGGGCCAATGAGCCGAATTATACTGCGGATGATCTCTCAAAGATAAATGTGCGCACAGCGATCGTGATCGGTGATCGCGACACGGCAATCACGCGCGAACATACCGAATTTATGGCGCATCATATTCCGGGCGCCAGCCTGATCATTCTGCCCGATTCGGGCCACGGCGTTCCCGCTGAGAATCCCCGGCTTTACGCGCATGCAGTGCTAAAATTCATTGCGAACGATAAGCAGAGCGATCCAAAAACCGCCAACAAGTAG
- a CDS encoding NlpC/P60 family protein, with amino-acid sequence MLDRRLNAYRPDLADERLNGQVEASRFTAGTLMQVSDSVVDLRAEPRPDSGPQTQIIFGDMVRVFEEQDGWCWVQAERDGYTGYVSAASLAKPVGESTHMVIVPRTFVYPGNDLRFPHSQALSLGSRVRIVGSSEKRGTEYALLESGEALIAKHLAPLGQHADDFVAVAETLLHTPYLWGGTSGFGIDCSGLVQLSMWVAGRSVLRDSDMQENSLGDIIEPNADYSNLKRGDLVFWKGHVAICQSPEMLLHASGHTMTVTLEPLKDAIQRIAYLYDLPTLIRRP; translated from the coding sequence ATGCTTGATCGTCGTCTCAACGCCTACCGTCCCGATCTTGCCGATGAGCGGCTGAATGGTCAGGTGGAAGCGAGCCGCTTTACCGCAGGCACGCTGATGCAGGTTTCTGATTCCGTGGTCGATCTGCGTGCAGAGCCACGCCCCGACAGCGGGCCGCAGACGCAAATCATCTTCGGCGATATGGTGCGCGTCTTTGAAGAGCAGGACGGCTGGTGCTGGGTTCAGGCTGAACGCGACGGCTATACCGGCTACGTCTCGGCTGCTTCACTGGCAAAGCCTGTTGGCGAGTCGACGCATATGGTGATTGTTCCACGCACGTTCGTCTATCCCGGCAATGATCTTCGTTTTCCGCATTCTCAGGCGCTATCCCTTGGTTCACGGGTACGAATCGTTGGTTCGTCGGAAAAGCGCGGTACCGAATATGCCTTGCTTGAGAGTGGAGAGGCACTGATCGCAAAGCATCTGGCGCCTTTGGGCCAACATGCGGATGACTTTGTAGCGGTTGCCGAAACGCTTCTGCACACGCCGTATCTTTGGGGCGGCACATCAGGCTTTGGCATCGATTGCTCTGGTCTGGTGCAATTATCGATGTGGGTTGCTGGTAGATCAGTTCTGCGCGATTCGGACATGCAGGAAAATTCGCTCGGTGACATCATCGAGCCTAATGCCGATTATTCCAATCTCAAGCGCGGCGATCTCGTCTTCTGGAAAGGCCATGTCGCGATCTGCCAATCGCCGGAGATGCTTCTTCATGCCAGTGGTCACACCATGACCGTAACGCTTGAACCGCTGAAGGACGCAATTCAACGCATCGCGTATCTTTACGATCTGCCGACGCTCATCAGAAGGCCATAA
- a CDS encoding MarR family winged helix-turn-helix transcriptional regulator has product MPVELKPLQALTLLRTLSLAQVRDEMPDLTTRQTAILLTIYLEPPPHTVRGLAAKLDVTKPVITRALDTMGTLDLVSRHRDEKDRRNVLVKRTVTGALYVERLGDLVIANARELPL; this is encoded by the coding sequence ATGCCCGTTGAATTGAAGCCTTTGCAGGCGCTGACATTGTTGAGAACGCTGTCACTGGCGCAGGTGCGGGATGAAATGCCTGACCTTACAACGCGGCAGACCGCCATTCTTCTAACCATTTATCTCGAGCCGCCGCCGCATACGGTGCGGGGGCTCGCAGCCAAGCTTGATGTCACCAAGCCGGTGATTACGCGAGCGCTCGACACGATGGGAACGCTTGATCTCGTCTCCCGGCATCGTGATGAAAAAGATCGCAGAAATGTGCTAGTAAAAAGAACGGTCACGGGTGCGCTGTATGTCGAAAGACTGGGTGATCTCGTGATTGCTAACGCCCGGGAGTTACCATTGTGA
- a CDS encoding leucyl aminopeptidase family protein yields MTVEIITAKSADSRPVWFISKNAVDQAGLSPDLAAWAKANDFNGEAGRVLVLPGQDGAIAGALFGTGDAEQSGQSQLLAGKLARSLPEGDWHIEGTPDHAELVTLAFLMGGYNFTRYRKGSDKLIRLAVPDSVDAAETQRIADAVTLTRDLINTPTNDMGPDALEQAARDLAAKSGAKLSTVEGEALLEQNFPMIHAVGRAGSIAPRLIDLTWGKDSDPKITLVGKGVCFDTGGLDIKPASGMLLMKKDMGGAANVLGLASIIMDAKLPIRLRVLIPAVENSIAGNAFRPSDVLQSRKGLTVEIGNTDAEGRLVLADALALADEEEPELIIDMATLTGAARVALGPDLPPFYTHDDALAESIAEKAIETADPLWRMPLWQPYAQKLSSRVADINNVTTDGFAGSVTAALFLSRFVEKAKSWAHFDIFGWVPVEKPASPVGGEAQAIRAVYALLKQKYPAK; encoded by the coding sequence ATGACCGTTGAAATCATTACCGCGAAATCAGCCGATAGCCGCCCTGTCTGGTTCATCTCGAAGAATGCCGTCGATCAGGCCGGACTATCGCCGGATTTGGCAGCCTGGGCAAAGGCGAATGATTTTAATGGTGAGGCCGGCCGTGTTCTCGTGCTGCCCGGTCAAGACGGCGCGATTGCAGGTGCGCTGTTTGGCACAGGTGATGCGGAACAGAGCGGACAGTCACAGCTTCTTGCCGGAAAGCTTGCACGCAGCCTTCCCGAAGGCGACTGGCATATTGAAGGCACGCCAGATCATGCAGAACTGGTAACACTCGCCTTTCTGATGGGCGGCTATAATTTTACGCGTTACCGCAAGGGCAGCGACAAGCTCATCCGTCTGGCCGTACCCGACAGTGTTGATGCGGCAGAAACGCAGCGCATAGCTGATGCCGTGACGCTCACACGCGATCTCATCAACACGCCGACCAATGATATGGGGCCGGATGCTCTGGAACAGGCAGCGCGTGATCTTGCGGCGAAAAGTGGCGCAAAACTCAGCACCGTTGAGGGTGAGGCGCTTCTCGAGCAGAATTTCCCGATGATCCATGCGGTTGGTCGTGCGGGCAGCATTGCACCACGCCTGATCGATCTCACGTGGGGCAAGGACAGCGATCCAAAGATTACGCTGGTCGGTAAAGGCGTGTGCTTTGATACCGGCGGTCTCGACATCAAGCCTGCAAGCGGCATGTTGCTAATGAAAAAAGATATGGGCGGCGCTGCCAATGTGCTGGGTCTTGCCTCCATCATCATGGATGCCAAACTGCCCATTCGTCTGCGCGTACTCATTCCGGCTGTTGAAAACTCGATTGCAGGCAACGCGTTCCGCCCAAGCGACGTGCTGCAAAGCCGCAAGGGATTAACGGTTGAAATCGGCAACACCGATGCGGAAGGCCGCCTGGTACTGGCTGATGCACTGGCATTGGCCGATGAAGAAGAGCCGGAACTGATCATTGATATGGCAACGCTGACGGGGGCTGCACGTGTGGCGCTCGGCCCTGATCTGCCGCCTTTCTACACGCATGATGATGCCCTTGCAGAAAGCATTGCGGAGAAGGCCATTGAAACCGCCGATCCGCTGTGGCGGATGCCGCTCTGGCAGCCTTATGCGCAGAAACTTTCATCGCGCGTGGCGGACATCAACAATGTCACCACCGATGGCTTCGCCGGTTCGGTTACCGCTGCTCTGTTCCTCAGCCGCTTTGTCGAAAAGGCAAAGAGCTGGGCGCATTTCGATATTTTCGGCTGGGTGCCCGTTGAAAAGCCTGCCTCGCCTGTCGGTGGCGAAGCACAGGCCATTCGTGCGGTCTATGCGCTTCTCAAGCAAAAATATCCGGCGAAATGA
- a CDS encoding Flp family type IVb pilin, whose amino-acid sequence MPTLMTRFIKNRSGAAMIECTLIGALAIIAVISGMALFAGKPASAFDYKAAQIQMTERN is encoded by the coding sequence ATGCCGACTTTGATGACGCGCTTTATCAAAAACAGATCGGGTGCAGCGATGATCGAATGCACACTCATCGGTGCGCTTGCGATTATTGCCGTCATTAGTGGCATGGCACTGTTTGCCGGAAAGCCTGCTTCTGCCTTTGATTATAAAGCAGCGCAGATTCAGATGACCGAACGCAATTAA
- the mutM gene encoding bifunctional DNA-formamidopyrimidine glycosylase/DNA-(apurinic or apyrimidinic site) lyase, which yields MPELPEVETVRRGLQPFMEGSKIEHVEQNRPDLRFAFPDQFAERLTGRNIDALGRRAKYLTMHLDDGLSIISHLGMSGSFRIEADDTEEMPGDFHHERSKLTKHDHVVFHLKRANGSAARIIYNDPRRFGFMLFAEDGALNDHPFLKGLGVEPTGNSLSGELLGALFEGRKTPLKAALLDQRLIAGLGNIYVCEALWRSRLSPMRAAGSIAKDKKLLDQLAQDIRTVIAEAIAAGGSSLKDYIQADGALGYFQHSFSAYGREAQPCRAPGCKNKIERAVQSGRSTFFCASCQT from the coding sequence ATGCCCGAATTGCCTGAGGTTGAAACAGTTCGCCGTGGTTTGCAGCCTTTTATGGAAGGTTCAAAAATAGAACATGTCGAGCAGAACAGGCCTGATCTACGCTTTGCTTTTCCTGATCAATTTGCGGAGCGCCTTACAGGACGCAATATTGATGCTTTGGGGCGACGTGCGAAATATCTGACCATGCATTTGGATGACGGGCTGTCGATCATCAGCCATCTGGGCATGTCCGGCTCGTTTCGGATAGAGGCGGATGACACGGAAGAAATGCCGGGCGACTTCCATCATGAGCGTTCCAAACTCACCAAACATGATCATGTGGTTTTTCATCTAAAACGCGCAAATGGCTCAGCTGCACGCATCATCTATAATGATCCGCGACGGTTTGGTTTCATGCTCTTTGCAGAAGATGGCGCTTTGAATGACCATCCTTTTTTGAAAGGTCTGGGCGTTGAACCAACCGGCAACAGCCTTTCAGGCGAATTGCTTGGCGCACTCTTTGAGGGCCGCAAGACGCCTTTAAAAGCAGCGCTGCTTGATCAGCGGCTGATAGCAGGGCTTGGCAATATCTATGTCTGCGAGGCGCTTTGGCGCTCACGTCTGTCACCAATGCGAGCTGCGGGCTCTATTGCTAAGGATAAAAAACTTCTTGATCAGCTGGCGCAGGATATTCGCACTGTGATTGCCGAGGCGATTGCCGCGGGCGGCTCAAGTTTGAAAGATTACATTCAGGCAGATGGCGCACTTGGCTATTTCCAGCATTCATTCTCCGCCTATGGGCGGGAGGCGCAGCCCTGTCGTGCACCCGGCTGCAAAAATAAGATTGAGCGCGCGGTACAGTCGGGACGTTCCACGTTTTTCTGCGCTTCGTGCCAAACTTAA
- a CDS encoding enoyl-CoA hydratase, translating to MAYETIVVETRGGVGLVRLNRPQALNALNSTVLKELTEALSVFDSDGKIGAIVLTGSEKAFAAGADIKEMQPINFVDAYLQDMFADWRKVDRTRKPIIAAVSGYALGGGCELAMMCDFIIAATNAKFGQPEITLGVMPGMGGSQRLTRYVGKSKAMDMCLTGRMMDAEEAERCGLVSRLVAPEELIEEALKAAERIASFSQPSVQMVKESVNRAYETTLDEGLRFERRLFHSLFATEDQKEGMSAFIDKRTPSFKNR from the coding sequence ATGGCTTATGAAACGATCGTTGTAGAAACACGCGGCGGTGTAGGACTTGTTCGGCTTAATCGGCCACAGGCGCTCAATGCATTAAACAGCACTGTTCTCAAAGAGCTGACCGAAGCGCTTTCAGTTTTCGACAGCGATGGCAAAATTGGTGCGATCGTGCTCACCGGCTCTGAAAAGGCTTTTGCTGCTGGTGCAGATATCAAGGAAATGCAGCCTATCAACTTCGTCGATGCTTATTTGCAAGACATGTTTGCCGACTGGCGCAAGGTTGATCGCACCCGCAAGCCGATCATTGCAGCTGTTTCCGGCTATGCGCTGGGCGGCGGCTGTGAGCTTGCCATGATGTGTGATTTCATTATCGCGGCCACCAATGCCAAATTTGGCCAGCCGGAGATTACACTGGGCGTTATGCCCGGTATGGGTGGCTCGCAGCGCCTCACCCGCTATGTCGGCAAGTCCAAGGCCATGGATATGTGCCTGACAGGCCGCATGATGGATGCGGAAGAAGCCGAGCGTTGCGGTCTGGTCTCACGGCTTGTCGCACCCGAAGAGCTGATCGAGGAAGCATTGAAAGCGGCCGAGCGTATTGCGTCTTTCTCGCAGCCTTCGGTGCAGATGGTCAAGGAATCGGTCAACCGGGCTTATGAGACGACGCTGGATGAAGGTCTGCGTTTTGAACGCCGTCTGTTTCATTCGCTTTTCGCGACCGAAGATCAGAAAGAAGGCATGTCTGCATTTATCGACAAACGGACGCCATCCTTCAAGAATCGCTGA
- the rpsT gene encoding 30S ribosomal protein S20, with the protein MANTPSAKKAVRKIAARTEINKSRRSRVRTFLRKVEDALLSGNKEAATVAFKAAEPELMRAASKGVVHKNTAARKVSRLAARVKALNA; encoded by the coding sequence ATGGCCAATACTCCTTCGGCGAAGAAGGCAGTGCGCAAGATCGCTGCCCGCACCGAAATCAACAAATCGCGTCGTTCGCGCGTTCGCACTTTCCTCCGCAAGGTTGAAGATGCGCTCCTGAGCGGCAATAAGGAAGCAGCAACGGTTGCTTTCAAGGCTGCTGAGCCAGAACTGATGCGCGCTGCTTCAAAGGGCGTTGTTCACAAGAATACAGCTGCTCGTAAGGTTTCGCGCCTTGCTGCACGCGTTAAGGCTCTGAACGCCTAA